The sequence GCCGTCGCCCGCTTCGGAGATGCCGTACGGGACGGATACCGCAACATCCCACTGTCGAGCTTCGTGTATTACATCAGTGCCGATCCAAGGTACAGGGATCCGCAGTTGAAAAACCCGGTCGGAACGACAAGCATGTACTACAACACGACGGGACGACTGTGGAATGGCGAGAGTCAGGCAGATCCCGTTCGATCCGGCGCCGAAACCACGCTCTCGCTCTCAGGCGATCCGGTACGGAATCACGGCTGGGTTGACGGCATCATCAATCCTCCCGGAGACCGCCGCTTTCTCTCCGCCTGCGGTCCCTTCACTCTCCTGCCCGGCGATACGCAGAAAGTCATCACCGCAACGCTGGCAGCGGATGCAAAAAACCGTCTGCTGAGTATCCGCGATCTGCGACTGGCTGCGCTTCAGTTGCGCGATATCTACAGGAATCTCCCTTTCGGATTCCTGGCACCGGAGTTCGCATCAGAAATATCCTTTCCTCAGAATAATGATGCCTACCGCATTGCCGTCTCAGGCGGACCGTTTCCAGCCGGGACCAGCAGTGTGCAGACTGTATTGCGCTCAGCCGATGGGAAGGAAATACAGAGGAATACAATTACCGACGATGGGCTGAATGGAGATGCTGTGCCATCGGATGGGATTTACGGGGGTGTGATCGAAGGTTCCGGGCAGACGGAAGGAGCTGATCTGTACATCGTCACAGTCGATGCAGGCGGAGAAAAGGAATGGCTCGTGGAACGCGAGCTGCCTCTGCCCGGTCCCGCCACTGTTTCTCTAACCAATCTCGTATTTGATAGCCCGGAGGTTGACGGGAAAGCGCAACCGGGTGAAGTGGTCAGATACGAATACCGTATTGAAAATCTGACCACGGAAGCAATGGGACCATGGCATGTGTTCTTCACCGGCCTGCAATCACCCACGGGCGACAAGGCGGTCATGCGGTATGACACTGTGCTCTCCGCGCTATCGTCGCTCGAGACCACCTATGACGAACTGAACCCGAAGAGTTATTTCCAGTTTCAGATCAGCGATACCGTCTCCCAGGGAGAGTGGCATGTCCCTGTGGTCCTGATGAACGACAGACACTGTACCTGGAAAACGGAGTTCACGCTTGTGGTTGAGCCTCCTCCCCCGGTGTACAAGCACGGCTTGCTTGAACATGTTGAAGGCAATGCCGTGGGATCACTGGGATACTCTATCACCAATCTTGCTGCGTTGACGGACCACGATTATCGAGTGAGCATTACAGGGGAGGATAATGCTTCGAAGACCATGGTGATCGAGGATGTGACTCTTGGAAAGACGCTGTTTCCGTCCGAACCTGTTCCCGGTGCGGTGTTTCCCGCTTCGGTGGAAATCGACGGCTGGCGCATCAACATCGGTACAACCTTCGATGATGAGGTATACGACGAGAACTGGGGACGTGTGGTGAATTACACGCATGATGCGGATGGATACTTCAGTGATCCTGCACACGCATGGTTCACGGTGTTTGATGATGAGTTTTATACAGCCGATGAGTGTCCATTCGGCTCAGCCCTCCATCTGTATGATTGCTACCCCGTACGTATCGTATTTGATCAATCCAATGGACAGAAAGCGGCGGGCTACATGAGGGGAAGCAGGCCGAACTACGGCTATACGGGATACCATGATATCCCCCTCCGTGTCTATGATATTCGCGATACTGCAAATCCACGACAGCTGATGGTAGGTTTCTCCGAACGATTGCATCGTCCCGCCGCCGACAGCATGTATTTTCCGGGTGCAT is a genomic window of bacterium containing:
- a CDS encoding T9SS type A sorting domain-containing protein translates to MRLLFSGLFLVLGLQCITQAQSLPPTTLQNDAWDFISANRLLMWASNNGSMGHNPLTAAAGTEWPRGSGKYITFAEGLVITAVIDGDMWAGGATYAYSWQAGPILPDGTASDPNDPQNRLFNVHRYDPQWWNALTSSEQWRFAKDIAEWPVQLGAPWVDSNGNGIYDPDTSIWKTGGDTDHPHYRGVQSLFCASNAMDDIRLTNLYGSPAYPLELHTHIWADSGHPLLDDVVFREHTIINRGNLPLEDAYAAIWQDPDFGDPLNDFCGVDTISAVAYTYNGREIDAVYSPPAAAGTVWLQTPIVPASGAVARFGDAVRDGYRNIPLSSFVYYISADPRYRDPQLKNPVGTTSMYYNTTGRLWNGESQADPVRSGAETTLSLSGDPVRNHGWVDGIINPPGDRRFLSACGPFTLLPGDTQKVITATLAADAKNRLLSIRDLRLAALQLRDIYRNLPFGFLAPEFASEISFPQNNDAYRIAVSGGPFPAGTSSVQTVLRSADGKEIQRNTITDDGLNGDAVPSDGIYGGVIEGSGQTEGADLYIVTVDAGGEKEWLVERELPLPGPATVSLTNLVFDSPEVDGKAQPGEVVRYEYRIENLTTEAMGPWHVFFTGLQSPTGDKAVMRYDTVLSALSSLETTYDELNPKSYFQFQISDTVSQGEWHVPVVLMNDRHCTWKTEFTLVVEPPPPVYKHGLLEHVEGNAVGSLGYSITNLAALTDHDYRVSITGEDNASKTMVIEDVTLGKTLFPSEPVPGAVFPASVEIDGWRINIGTTFDDEVYDENWGRVVNYTHDADGYFSDPAHAWFTVFDDEFYTADECPFGSALHLYDCYPVRIVFDQSNGQKAAGYMRGSRPNYGYTGYHDIPLRVYDIRDTANPRQLMVGFSERLHRPAADSMYFPGAFPDDRELLWIFADDYATTPPAAYQRPLSDLSQEADLMYMLWAIRDTTISLPADGESYTIVPNIPVSNRDVYILAKPRSLEVRSTPGTPASMALQQNHPNPVGSGSIHGHSSTVIEFATARDGAATLRVFDMLGRCIATLIDSPLPSGNHLLTYDVSKLPTGSYLLRLQNEGEILSRVMTVVQ